The Fimbriimonas ginsengisoli Gsoil 348 genome window below encodes:
- a CDS encoding bifunctional 5,10-methylenetetrahydrofolate dehydrogenase/5,10-methenyltetrahydrofolate cyclohydrolase, whose product MSAQILDGLALSKETRARLKERVDALVARGVTPRLDVLVAAQDPASVKYVQMKRKWCAQVGIVGESYEITETTSQADLIGKIRELNADPHVHGILLQHPLPGHLDENMALMELGAEKDVDGITPQSLGRLVADLPGFRCATPLGIIRLLEHYGIETVGKRAVVIGRSIILGKPAALMLLQKNATVTIAHSRTQNLADICREADIVVAAVGRPEMVAGDWIKPGAVVVDAGYNRVEGRKGDVGDVAFESASQVAGWITPVPGGVGPMTVASLLSNCVEAAEATITNR is encoded by the coding sequence ATGAGCGCCCAGATTCTCGACGGCTTGGCATTGAGCAAAGAAACGAGGGCTCGGCTGAAGGAGCGTGTAGACGCGCTGGTCGCCCGAGGAGTGACTCCCCGTCTCGACGTTCTGGTCGCCGCCCAAGACCCGGCGAGCGTCAAATACGTTCAAATGAAGCGCAAGTGGTGCGCGCAGGTCGGAATCGTCGGGGAGTCCTACGAGATCACGGAAACGACCTCCCAAGCCGATCTCATCGGCAAGATCCGGGAGTTAAACGCCGACCCCCACGTACACGGAATCCTCCTTCAGCACCCGTTGCCGGGACATCTCGACGAGAACATGGCCCTCATGGAGCTCGGCGCCGAGAAAGACGTTGACGGAATTACCCCCCAATCGCTCGGCCGTCTCGTCGCCGACCTGCCGGGCTTCCGTTGCGCAACCCCGCTCGGGATCATCCGCCTTTTGGAGCACTACGGAATCGAGACGGTAGGGAAGCGGGCCGTCGTAATCGGCCGCTCGATCATCTTGGGCAAACCGGCCGCTCTGATGCTGCTGCAGAAGAACGCGACCGTAACCATCGCCCACTCTCGGACCCAGAACCTCGCCGACATCTGCCGCGAAGCCGACATCGTCGTCGCCGCCGTCGGCCGTCCGGAAATGGTGGCGGGAGACTGGATCAAGCCGGGCGCCGTCGTCGTCGACGCCGGCTACAACCGCGTGGAAGGCCGCAAAGGCGACGTCGGCGACGTCGCGTTCGAATCGGCCTCTCAGGTAGCGGGGTGGATCACCCCCGTCCCCGGCGGCGTCGGCCCCATGACCGTGGCCAGCCTCCTAAGCAACTGCGTGGAAGCGGCGGAAGCCACGATAACCAACCGATAA
- a CDS encoding ABC transporter substrate-binding protein, which yields MIGLIADLDGDLKPWGDDSVLGARLAVDEFNRKTRRAVKLEVSNSASKPEQGRAAAELLLYKGAIGLIGGVASGITSQIAEAARATKTPVIATLATRPDLLKGRDWLFRVCYRDEAQGRVMARFAYGDLGLRRAAIATDVTQPYSVLLSNNFRSTFRKLGGEVVADESYAGGDTRFESLAARLKEKQPAAVYISGYFNEAGPMVRQIHETMPKTTFLGGDGWDSAEILASGGEAILGAMFTTSYVASDPYPANRSFLKRWRKKFGGLPTTSAGPLTYDATKLMLEAMQRSHSHSRNDLRRAIAGTVGFKGCSGTVTLRGRHGEPDKRMVIVRLKRDGQWFAKAFEHP from the coding sequence ATGATTGGCTTGATCGCCGACCTTGACGGCGACCTCAAGCCTTGGGGAGACGATTCGGTACTCGGCGCCCGTCTTGCGGTGGACGAATTCAATCGAAAGACCCGCCGCGCGGTAAAGCTAGAGGTCTCCAACTCGGCCTCGAAGCCCGAGCAAGGGCGAGCTGCCGCCGAGTTGCTCCTCTACAAGGGAGCCATCGGTCTAATCGGGGGTGTCGCGTCTGGAATCACGAGCCAGATCGCGGAGGCGGCCAGAGCGACGAAGACTCCAGTGATCGCAACTCTGGCCACTCGCCCCGACTTACTTAAGGGCCGCGATTGGTTGTTCCGAGTGTGTTATCGCGACGAAGCGCAGGGGCGAGTCATGGCACGCTTTGCCTATGGCGACCTCGGTCTGCGCCGGGCGGCCATCGCAACTGACGTAACGCAGCCGTATTCCGTGCTGCTTTCAAACAACTTCCGTTCCACGTTTCGCAAGCTCGGCGGCGAAGTCGTTGCCGACGAGTCGTACGCGGGCGGCGATACTAGGTTCGAGTCACTAGCAGCCCGACTAAAGGAAAAGCAGCCGGCGGCGGTTTATATCAGCGGCTACTTCAATGAAGCCGGCCCCATGGTTCGCCAAATTCACGAGACGATGCCAAAGACAACGTTTCTCGGCGGCGATGGATGGGATAGCGCCGAGATCCTGGCCAGCGGCGGTGAGGCGATTTTAGGAGCGATGTTTACTACGTCGTACGTGGCGAGCGATCCTTACCCAGCAAACAGAAGCTTCCTGAAAAGATGGCGCAAGAAATTTGGGGGACTTCCCACGACGAGCGCCGGGCCTCTCACCTACGACGCGACAAAGCTCATGCTCGAAGCAATGCAGCGTTCGCACTCCCACTCCCGCAACGATTTGCGACGAGCGATCGCCGGCACGGTGGGATTCAAAGGTTGTTCGGGCACCGTCACCCTGCGCGGCCGGCACGGCGAGCCGGATAAACGGATGGTCATCGTCCGTTTGAAACGTGATGGTCAGTGGTTCGCAAAAGCGTTCGAGCACCCGTAA
- a CDS encoding DUF6714 family protein: protein MSSEAEEWIEKIRAAFPDPGFPDHLWPSEESSSNSDAQYANDHFMHKKWQALPAAKLRWAADVSEVFTRKALAYFLPAFIVLYLRRAKPIDEDQIFNFGRWIGRLFPLSELGYSKSQILLLRNLLVWTDSFWDAKKLAPGQFQEWLDLLDLDLDEGVDHPPGRDFHQEGLQLIERIKVAFQGVSRAGGASWAGTEIEDNYGSVYGKPIYHDRDQNWEQLVDDSAWLTFPGVGGCSFLDRIGFRYYLPAALVRTIRDGEDADILFHLTLRTEQTDYTLDQWSALDEEQVSTVRAVLEYMYALKLRGREEWVPEPRDVAKWRTALESYWRNPFPIPRTGKPITGSRVKPQELHE from the coding sequence GTGTCTTCCGAAGCTGAGGAGTGGATCGAGAAAATCAGGGCTGCCTTTCCTGATCCAGGCTTCCCCGACCATCTTTGGCCAAGCGAAGAATCCTCCAGTAATTCTGACGCGCAATACGCAAATGACCACTTTATGCATAAGAAGTGGCAAGCGCTGCCAGCTGCCAAGCTTCGGTGGGCGGCAGATGTCTCGGAGGTCTTCACCCGTAAGGCGCTCGCGTACTTCTTGCCAGCTTTCATCGTGCTGTATTTGCGGCGGGCAAAGCCGATTGATGAGGATCAAATATTTAACTTTGGTCGGTGGATCGGGCGGCTATTTCCCCTGAGTGAACTCGGCTATAGCAAAAGTCAAATTCTGCTTCTCCGCAATCTTCTGGTCTGGACAGACAGCTTCTGGGATGCAAAGAAACTAGCCCCAGGCCAGTTTCAGGAGTGGCTGGATCTGCTCGACTTGGACCTTGACGAAGGTGTCGACCATCCTCCAGGACGAGATTTCCATCAAGAGGGTCTTCAACTCATCGAGAGAATCAAGGTCGCCTTTCAAGGAGTTAGCCGTGCCGGCGGCGCCTCTTGGGCGGGCACCGAAATTGAAGACAACTATGGCTCTGTTTATGGCAAACCGATCTACCACGACAGGGACCAGAACTGGGAACAATTGGTTGACGATTCCGCGTGGTTGACCTTCCCAGGCGTCGGTGGGTGTTCCTTCCTTGATCGGATTGGATTTCGTTACTACCTGCCAGCGGCACTGGTCCGAACTATTCGGGACGGCGAAGATGCGGACATTCTTTTCCACCTAACACTCAGGACAGAGCAGACCGACTACACCCTCGACCAGTGGTCGGCATTGGACGAAGAACAGGTGAGCACGGTCAGGGCCGTACTCGAATACATGTATGCCCTGAAACTCAGGGGCCGGGAAGAGTGGGTGCCGGAGCCTCGGGACGTAGCGAAATGGAGAACCGCTTTAGAAAGCTATTGGAGAAATCCCTTCCCTATCCCACGAACAGGGAAGCCGATAACTGGCTCACGGGTCAAGCCTCAGGAACTGCACGAATGA
- a CDS encoding ankyrin repeat domain-containing protein → MSTRTLPLRPNLAQLKLQATELRRQYRKDDPAALARVAAHHPKPEDPFKLADAQLVVAKEYGFDSWAKLKHFVETSARLAPVSPHPRFDDAVAAMDAGDVDRLRALLHENPELVHARTNLEPPYHYFTGATLLHHIAGNPDRGRLSGELGPMPENIVEVGRLLLDSGADVHATTLGPNGGRTMGLLVTSKPASDYNVSGPLIDLLLEYGDEIDLSRPDCLYPSLINHAPRAAERMIELGAKADLFAAAALGRLDLVKAAFDEKGRLRSKLKPRGRVLSQRDAIGLAMLVAYVRRQSHVVDYLFEKNGNWDMIGVNNGTALHRAAGDGDLAMVQRLVAKGANVNDRNNPFVATPLSWADHMGQPEVVRWIRENGKVDLHDAVSFGFGEVAETRLSENPASVNERQDQWRIPRATPLHCAAYANKVDMVRLLLDRGADPTLRAGNGQTPREIAASAMAVEAERLLSAAGVGTGSE, encoded by the coding sequence ATGTCAACTCGCACCTTACCGCTTCGCCCTAACCTCGCCCAACTAAAGCTTCAAGCTACGGAGCTTCGGCGCCAGTACCGGAAAGACGACCCAGCAGCGCTTGCCCGGGTCGCCGCCCACCACCCAAAACCGGAAGATCCGTTCAAGCTCGCCGACGCGCAGCTCGTCGTCGCAAAAGAGTACGGATTCGATAGTTGGGCGAAGCTCAAGCACTTTGTGGAGACCTCGGCCCGCTTGGCCCCGGTTTCTCCCCATCCTCGCTTCGACGATGCGGTCGCCGCGATGGACGCGGGCGACGTGGACAGGCTTAGGGCTCTCCTGCATGAAAACCCGGAGCTAGTCCACGCACGCACCAACCTAGAGCCGCCGTATCACTACTTCACGGGGGCAACGCTGCTTCATCACATTGCCGGAAACCCGGATCGCGGGCGACTGTCTGGCGAGCTTGGGCCGATGCCCGAGAACATTGTGGAGGTCGGCCGTCTCCTGCTCGATTCCGGCGCCGACGTTCACGCTACGACGCTCGGACCGAACGGCGGCAGAACGATGGGGCTGCTGGTGACCAGCAAGCCGGCGAGCGACTACAACGTGTCAGGACCGCTAATCGACCTGCTGCTGGAATATGGCGACGAGATCGACCTATCGAGACCGGACTGCCTGTACCCTTCCCTCATCAACCACGCCCCAAGGGCGGCAGAACGGATGATCGAGCTGGGGGCCAAAGCCGACCTTTTCGCGGCTGCCGCCTTAGGCCGTCTCGATTTGGTGAAGGCAGCCTTCGATGAAAAAGGGCGTCTCCGATCGAAGCTGAAGCCGCGCGGACGAGTCCTGTCCCAGCGAGATGCGATCGGTCTCGCGATGCTCGTCGCGTACGTTCGGCGGCAGTCCCATGTGGTCGATTATCTGTTCGAGAAGAACGGAAATTGGGACATGATCGGCGTCAACAACGGGACAGCGTTGCATCGAGCGGCGGGGGACGGCGATCTGGCGATGGTGCAGCGCCTCGTTGCCAAAGGTGCCAACGTCAACGACCGAAACAACCCGTTCGTGGCGACCCCGCTCTCGTGGGCCGATCACATGGGGCAGCCGGAAGTGGTCCGGTGGATACGGGAGAACGGCAAAGTCGACTTGCACGACGCGGTTAGCTTCGGATTCGGGGAGGTTGCCGAAACGCGGTTGAGCGAGAACCCTGCTTCGGTAAACGAGAGACAGGATCAGTGGCGAATTCCCCGGGCGACTCCGTTGCACTGCGCCGCCTATGCCAACAAGGTGGACATGGTGCGCCTCCTATTGGACCGGGGCGCCGATCCGACGTTGCGGGCCGGCAATGGGCAGACGCCGCGAGAGATCGCGGCGAGCGCTATGGCGGTTGAGGCGGAGAGATTGTTATCGGCAGCAGGCGTGGGCACCGGTTCCGAGTAG
- a CDS encoding flavin monoamine oxidase family protein, whose protein sequence is MGYDRMRGTECPSRREFLAMTGAAALGTLFGCGGGGGGARPLAPGREVVIIGAGVAGMAAGMALREAGVGFTILEAQGRPGGRVFSNNAFPVPFDYGAQLFQQAVPVGDDPMVTRNPLFNIAARQHVTMQPAFQTSVLLHEDGQPLSQDELLAYFSTGTLMDQTVNTAGRAAAMAGSGDISVADATAALMGQPFANFALLAQYEADRGQPAGKISCQDLWEYSRWTSAAFGLPSTDNWFIRSGMGNFVSQFAAGLPIQFNTPVTAIDYRGPRVQITTPNGVIDAGAVIMTASMGVLKAGKIQFNPGLPVIYSEAFDNLTMGSIGKVGFEFDADVFGPLPVNSSVGVVPDGSSDKFGAMFAKFWGTNMAYLVMGGPSCEEAERGGEAGLIALATERLVHMLGPDATGHIVRTAVHSWMGDEWARGAYSTSLPGHVASRIALQTPVENKVFFAGEAAALEGGASMEGAWLSGQAAAAHFSKRGVKH, encoded by the coding sequence GTGGGATACGACAGAATGCGAGGGACTGAGTGTCCCTCCCGCCGTGAGTTTCTGGCGATGACCGGGGCAGCGGCCCTTGGAACGCTGTTCGGCTGCGGCGGAGGCGGCGGAGGAGCCCGGCCGTTGGCTCCCGGCCGGGAAGTGGTCATCATCGGGGCAGGAGTCGCGGGGATGGCGGCCGGAATGGCGCTACGAGAAGCGGGTGTCGGGTTCACGATCCTTGAGGCGCAGGGCCGGCCGGGGGGACGAGTATTTTCCAACAACGCCTTCCCCGTTCCTTTCGACTACGGGGCTCAGCTCTTCCAGCAAGCCGTTCCCGTGGGCGACGACCCGATGGTCACCCGGAACCCGCTTTTCAACATCGCGGCGAGGCAGCACGTGACGATGCAGCCGGCATTCCAGACGTCGGTGCTATTGCACGAGGACGGCCAACCGCTCTCGCAAGACGAGTTACTCGCGTATTTCTCCACTGGAACCCTGATGGATCAGACCGTGAACACGGCGGGGCGGGCGGCGGCGATGGCGGGAAGTGGGGACATTTCGGTGGCCGACGCGACCGCCGCCCTCATGGGGCAGCCGTTTGCCAACTTCGCGCTTCTGGCCCAATACGAGGCGGACCGTGGACAGCCGGCGGGGAAGATCTCGTGCCAGGACTTGTGGGAGTATTCTCGGTGGACCTCCGCGGCGTTCGGGCTTCCGTCCACCGATAACTGGTTCATTCGGTCGGGCATGGGGAACTTCGTATCCCAGTTCGCGGCCGGGCTTCCCATTCAATTCAACACGCCCGTAACGGCAATCGACTATCGGGGACCGAGGGTGCAAATCACGACCCCGAACGGGGTTATCGATGCCGGGGCGGTGATCATGACCGCATCGATGGGAGTGTTGAAGGCGGGCAAGATCCAGTTCAACCCAGGGTTACCGGTGATCTACTCGGAAGCCTTCGATAACCTGACAATGGGCTCGATCGGGAAAGTTGGTTTTGAGTTCGACGCTGACGTATTTGGCCCGCTGCCGGTGAACTCCTCGGTGGGGGTGGTACCCGACGGCTCGTCGGACAAATTCGGAGCGATGTTCGCCAAGTTCTGGGGGACAAACATGGCCTACCTGGTCATGGGCGGCCCTTCATGCGAAGAAGCCGAGCGGGGCGGTGAAGCGGGACTGATCGCATTGGCGACCGAGCGGTTGGTGCACATGCTGGGCCCGGACGCGACCGGGCACATCGTTCGGACAGCCGTCCATTCGTGGATGGGCGACGAGTGGGCGCGGGGAGCGTACAGCACGTCGCTCCCAGGGCACGTGGCCTCGCGGATCGCGTTGCAGACGCCGGTGGAGAACAAAGTGTTCTTCGCGGGCGAGGCAGCGGCATTGGAGGGAGGCGCCTCCATGGAAGGAGCCTGGCTCTCCGGCCAGGCCGCCGCCGCCCATTTCTCGAAGCGAGGCGTGAAGCACTAA
- a CDS encoding S41 family peptidase, producing MLFLPLIALAQGGATAPGAPLLVREPTLSATTIVFRYAGDLWTVPREGGHANRLTSAQGVESHPHFSPDGKLVAFTGQYDGNADVFVVPVEGGVPKRLTAHPSPEIVAGWTPDGKSVIFTSGMLSETDSPRLFTVSVNGGVPKPLPFPSGSEASLSPDGTRVAYNPGWKWEPAWKRYRGGQTYPLWIAQLSDSHWKEVPRHGENQQNPMWVGDKVYFLSDKTGPVGLCSYDTKSGKVADEIKGEGFDIKSADAGPGAIVYAKLDSLNLYDLASHTSKRVPVEITGDFPEVRPQFKDLRTNVTSSSISPNGQRVVVAARGWIFTVPASKGDAHQLSEKQGVHRRVPVWSPDSKSIAYFTDERGPQEIAIFDLATSKERFISIGDVPQYYNWLTWSPDSSKIAYVDYGRHLWLMDVPSGKSTLVDKGLYHDPTEPISATFSPDSKWMAWNRDLDNHLNAVFVYDIDKKVKTQITDGLANAKNPVFDRDGKHMYFYASTNTGWAASWLDMTSLSVPNVTSAIYAVVLRNDGPDPLQPESDEDNPKDPAKAPEKKDDKFRIDLDGIQQRVVALPMPVQNYQGLEAGPPGTLFALTAPNRANSLDFGGLGTIQKFSMATRSAAPFAPGVTGMEVSGSGSHILLKRGPNVAIVPTAAPAAAPGQGAVDFSGLRAKIEPRQEWRSMFAEVWKNEPILLYDPNLHGIKPAEMVRRYSPFLEGINSRDDLSYLFEDMTGEISIGHMWVRGGDIPGTKSVPGGLLGADYAFENGRYRITRVYNGESWNPGLAGPLSKPGVSAKAGEYLLSIDGRDLNDAMDIYEALEGKAGRQVKVKIGPTPNGVGAREATVVPVGNDTALRQIAWKEDNRRKVEQLSGGRLGYVHIPDTGQGGWESFQRYYYAQTGKDGIIVDERFNQGGLINDFMVLEMQRTMNGVFTSRYGKDWPTPGVGVFGPKVMITNQYGGSGGDMFPWLFKFNKVGPIVGKRTWGGLVASFGFPLIDGGFVNAPDDGFYNPHNNTWDVEGHGVDPDMEVELDPYLWRQGHDAQLEKAVEEAMKLVRATPKKTYSHPPYVDKTKVGG from the coding sequence ATGCTCTTCCTTCCTCTTATCGCGCTCGCCCAAGGTGGGGCGACGGCGCCGGGCGCTCCGTTGCTCGTTCGCGAGCCGACGCTTAGCGCCACCACCATCGTTTTTAGATATGCCGGCGACCTCTGGACGGTCCCTCGCGAGGGGGGCCACGCCAACCGGCTGACTAGCGCGCAGGGGGTTGAGAGTCATCCCCACTTCTCGCCGGACGGCAAGCTTGTCGCGTTCACGGGGCAGTACGACGGGAACGCCGACGTTTTCGTGGTTCCCGTCGAAGGCGGGGTGCCGAAGCGGCTCACCGCCCACCCCTCTCCAGAGATCGTCGCCGGATGGACGCCCGACGGTAAATCGGTCATCTTCACATCCGGAATGCTGAGCGAGACCGACTCGCCACGCCTCTTCACCGTCTCCGTTAACGGCGGCGTACCGAAGCCGCTTCCCTTCCCTTCGGGTTCGGAGGCGAGCCTCTCCCCCGACGGAACCCGCGTCGCCTACAACCCCGGCTGGAAGTGGGAGCCGGCGTGGAAGCGTTATCGCGGCGGTCAAACCTATCCGCTCTGGATCGCCCAGCTTAGCGACTCGCACTGGAAAGAAGTGCCGCGCCACGGCGAGAACCAGCAGAACCCGATGTGGGTGGGCGACAAGGTCTATTTCCTCTCCGACAAGACCGGACCGGTCGGCCTATGCAGCTACGACACCAAGAGCGGCAAGGTGGCCGACGAGATCAAGGGCGAGGGGTTCGATATCAAATCGGCCGACGCCGGTCCCGGCGCCATCGTGTACGCCAAGCTCGACTCGCTGAATCTGTACGATCTGGCCAGCCACACCTCCAAGCGGGTCCCGGTCGAGATCACCGGCGACTTCCCCGAAGTCCGGCCCCAGTTCAAGGACCTCCGCACCAACGTCACCAGCTCCAGTATCTCGCCGAACGGCCAGCGCGTCGTCGTGGCGGCTCGGGGATGGATCTTTACCGTCCCGGCAAGCAAAGGGGACGCGCATCAGCTTAGCGAGAAGCAAGGGGTTCATCGACGCGTGCCGGTTTGGTCCCCCGATAGCAAATCGATCGCCTACTTCACCGATGAGCGCGGCCCTCAGGAAATCGCGATCTTCGACCTCGCAACGTCCAAAGAGCGGTTCATATCCATCGGTGACGTGCCCCAGTACTACAACTGGCTGACGTGGTCGCCCGATTCGAGCAAGATCGCCTACGTCGATTACGGCCGTCACCTCTGGCTAATGGACGTGCCAAGCGGCAAGAGCACGCTCGTCGACAAAGGGCTGTACCACGATCCGACGGAGCCGATTTCCGCCACCTTCTCTCCAGACTCGAAGTGGATGGCTTGGAACCGGGACCTGGACAACCATCTCAACGCGGTGTTCGTTTACGACATCGACAAGAAGGTGAAGACGCAGATCACCGACGGGCTTGCTAACGCCAAGAACCCGGTGTTCGACCGCGACGGCAAGCACATGTATTTCTACGCGAGCACCAACACCGGTTGGGCCGCCAGCTGGCTCGACATGACCAGCCTCTCGGTGCCCAACGTCACCAGCGCCATCTACGCGGTGGTGCTGCGAAACGACGGGCCGGACCCCCTGCAGCCCGAGAGCGACGAGGACAACCCCAAAGACCCGGCGAAGGCGCCGGAGAAGAAGGACGATAAGTTCCGGATCGACCTCGACGGCATTCAGCAGCGCGTCGTGGCTCTTCCGATGCCGGTGCAGAATTATCAGGGACTCGAGGCCGGACCTCCGGGAACGCTCTTCGCGTTGACGGCGCCGAACCGGGCGAACTCGCTCGACTTCGGCGGCTTGGGAACGATTCAGAAGTTCTCCATGGCGACCCGGTCAGCCGCGCCGTTCGCCCCTGGCGTCACGGGAATGGAAGTCTCGGGGAGCGGAAGCCACATCCTGCTAAAGCGCGGGCCGAACGTGGCGATCGTCCCGACGGCCGCGCCGGCAGCCGCACCCGGGCAGGGCGCGGTCGACTTTAGCGGCTTGCGCGCCAAGATCGAGCCTCGCCAAGAGTGGCGGTCGATGTTCGCCGAAGTCTGGAAGAACGAACCGATTCTTCTGTACGATCCGAACCTCCACGGCATCAAGCCGGCAGAGATGGTTCGCCGGTATTCCCCGTTCTTGGAGGGCATTAATTCCCGGGACGACCTGAGCTACCTATTCGAGGACATGACCGGCGAAATCAGCATCGGTCACATGTGGGTGCGCGGCGGCGACATTCCGGGCACGAAGTCGGTCCCCGGCGGCCTCCTCGGCGCCGACTACGCCTTCGAGAATGGCCGGTACCGAATCACGCGCGTTTACAATGGCGAGAGTTGGAACCCCGGGCTCGCCGGTCCGCTCTCCAAGCCGGGCGTCAGCGCCAAGGCGGGCGAGTACCTCCTCTCCATCGACGGGCGCGACCTGAACGACGCCATGGATATCTACGAGGCGTTGGAAGGCAAAGCCGGACGGCAAGTCAAGGTCAAAATCGGCCCCACGCCCAACGGAGTTGGGGCGCGTGAGGCGACGGTGGTTCCGGTTGGAAACGACACCGCGCTCCGCCAGATCGCCTGGAAGGAAGATAATCGCCGCAAGGTGGAGCAGCTCTCGGGCGGCCGCCTCGGCTACGTGCACATTCCCGATACCGGGCAGGGCGGCTGGGAGTCGTTCCAGCGCTATTACTATGCGCAGACCGGCAAGGATGGAATCATCGTCGACGAGCGGTTCAACCAGGGCGGGCTCATCAACGACTTCATGGTGCTGGAGATGCAGCGGACCATGAACGGCGTCTTCACCTCGCGATACGGCAAAGACTGGCCGACTCCGGGAGTGGGCGTCTTCGGCCCGAAGGTGATGATCACGAACCAGTACGGCGGCTCCGGCGGCGACATGTTCCCGTGGCTGTTCAAGTTCAACAAGGTCGGCCCGATCGTCGGTAAGCGAACCTGGGGCGGCCTCGTCGCCTCCTTCGGCTTCCCGCTAATCGACGGCGGCTTCGTCAACGCGCCGGACGACGGGTTCTACAACCCGCACAACAACACATGGGATGTCGAAGGACACGGCGTCGACCCCGACATGGAGGTCGAGCTCGATCCGTACCTCTGGCGTCAGGGTCACGACGCGCAGCTCGAGAAGGCGGTCGAAGAAGCGATGAAGCTCGTCCGCGCCACGCCGAAAAAGACCTACTCCCACCCGCCGTACGTCGACAAGACGAAGGTCGGCGGCTAA
- a CDS encoding WD40 repeat domain-containing protein, which translates to MKPVFSVALERAGQPANRISMVPSFSADGKRVVAVDSQRGLLEFSLSGEAPPRRPVPDNTPVTGVPICSATGEYIVVPSQSGFALFHGQAKAGTIYGEMPAFSPNGSRLAFVRNGHLVVRELKTGSERDRQLPSTAWSLALNDDGNCIVSSPGNFGPWTGGRTFVTNGDGFTLLDHRNVPLLQVGWWHGQPFAAGYGGDVCVFDRETGRQLVLLAGHSSEVKAVVPTNRVMYSLDADGVLLAHRWIAAGKS; encoded by the coding sequence ATGAAACCCGTCTTCTCGGTAGCGCTTGAAAGGGCTGGTCAACCGGCGAACCGAATTTCCATGGTGCCGTCGTTCTCCGCCGACGGAAAGCGAGTCGTGGCGGTAGATAGCCAACGAGGCCTTCTCGAATTCTCGTTGTCCGGCGAGGCACCGCCCCGTCGACCGGTCCCCGATAACACGCCAGTGACGGGAGTTCCCATTTGTTCGGCGACGGGCGAATACATCGTTGTGCCGAGCCAGTCCGGCTTCGCGCTCTTTCATGGGCAGGCCAAGGCCGGGACTATCTACGGCGAAATGCCAGCGTTCAGTCCGAACGGGAGTCGCCTAGCATTCGTGCGAAATGGACACCTAGTCGTCCGAGAGTTAAAGACTGGCTCCGAGCGCGACCGACAGCTTCCGAGCACGGCCTGGAGTCTGGCTCTAAACGACGACGGGAACTGTATCGTTTCCAGCCCAGGAAATTTCGGCCCTTGGACCGGTGGGCGAACGTTTGTGACGAACGGCGATGGATTCACTTTGCTGGACCATCGCAACGTGCCGCTGCTTCAAGTCGGATGGTGGCACGGCCAACCGTTTGCGGCAGGCTACGGCGGAGACGTCTGCGTCTTCGACCGGGAAACCGGGCGTCAGTTGGTTCTTCTGGCCGGGCACAGTTCCGAGGTTAAGGCGGTGGTTCCGACGAACAGAGTTATGTATTCGCTCGACGCCGACGGAGTGTTGCTGGCCCACCGGTGGATTGCGGCAGGAAAGTCGTGA